The following coding sequences lie in one Lepeophtheirus salmonis chromosome 11, UVic_Lsal_1.4, whole genome shotgun sequence genomic window:
- the LOC121126459 gene encoding mitochondrial potassium channel ATP-binding subunit — protein sequence MTLALFRAATQCCFRISRSSEGLKSFTRTTLPIILGGSTTLCLVGFNLRNVKAEAPSKREKEILPSRVVEAKSEKLSSTDPSKDHPFPWIKFLGYITPHFHYLICAVSSAIAVAYFNIKIPLLLGDIVNVVSSYISETVLSEMRHDNFLREMKEPALSMIKFYAAQSICTIAYIYSLACLGERMAASLRKDLFNSIICQDIAFFDEHKTGEIVSRLSADVQEFKSSFKLVISQGLRSSAQASGCIVSMYMISPQMTSAMGVIVPTVILGGTYIGSYLRVLSKKAQAQVAKATAVGEECISNIRTVRGFAMEDAEMELYSREVDKTRDFNEALGLGIGVFQGASNFFLNSIVLGTITYGGYLMSDDNLNPGQLMSFLVSVQTIQRSITQVSLLFGHLVKGMASGSRIFEYIEKVPLIPISGGVKIPYHSFFGDVEFKNITFSYPTRPEQAVLKDFSLRIPPSKTVALVGTSGGGKTTIAALLERFYDINGGGSLEIDGINIRDLDPSWLRGSAIGYINQEPVLFATSVIENIRYGRPNATDNEVYEAAKAAHVDDFVRTFPDGYSTILGERGVTVSGGQKQRIAIARALLKNPPILILDEATSALDAESERIVQEALDKLSKGRTSLVIAHRLSTIKNADVIAVIDKGVMAEIGTHAALKRKGGIYSRLIEQQEFRE from the exons atgacattagcACTCTTTCGTGCAGCAACGCAATGTTGCTTCCGGATATCCAGGAGTTCGGAAGGACTAAAGTCTTTTACAAGGACAACATTACCTATCATACTTGGTGGGTCAACAACCCTCTGTCTCGTAGGCTTCAACTTAAGAAATGTCAAAGCTGAAGCTCCAAGTAAAAGGGAGAAGGAAATTCTTCCGTCCAGAGTTGTAGAG gCAAAGTCCGAAAAATTATCATCTACGGATCCGAGTAAGGATCACCCTTTTCCGTGGATCAAGTTTTTAGGATACATTACACCTCATTTTCACTATTTGATTTGCGCTGTTTCCTCCGCAATTGCTGTTGCTTACTTCAACATCAAAATACCTCTATTACTTGGAGACATTGTGAATGTGGTGTCATCATACATATCAGAGACTGTTTTGTCAGAGATGAGACATGATAATTTTCTAAGGGAAATGAAGGAGCCTGCTTTATCAATGATCAAATTTTATGCTGCCCAGAGTATTTGCACCATAGCGTATATCTATAGTTTAGCCTGTTTAGGAGAAAGAATGGCGGCCTCACTTAGAAAGGATTTGTTCAACTCCATTATTTGCCAAGATATCGCATTTTTTGATGAGCATAAAACTGGAGAAATTGTTTCACGTCTTTCTGCTGATGTTCAAGAGTTTAAATCCTCCTTTAAATTAGTCATTTCTCAAGGATTAAGGAGCTCTGCTCAGGCATCGGGTTGTATTGTTTCGATGTATATGATTTCTCCACAAATGACTTCTGCGATGGGTGTGATCGTTCCAACCGTCATTCTGGGAGGAACTTATATTGGATCTTATCTTCGGGTTCTATCCAAAAAAGCGCAGGCTCAG gtgGCCAAAGCTACAGCCGTGGGTGAGGAATGTATATCTAATATTCGGACTGTACGAGGATTTGCAATGGAAGATGCTGAAATGGAGCTCTACTCTAGGGAAGTAGATAAAACACGTGATTTTAATGAAGCACTTGGTCTTGGAATCGGTGTATTTCAAGGAGCAAGTAACTTTTTTCTGAACTCAATCGTTCTTGGCACAATAACATATGGGGGATATCTCATGTCTGATGACAATTTAAATCCGGGACAACTTATGTCCTTCTTAGTTTCAGTACAAACAATTCAACGTTCTATAACTCAGGTTTCACTCTTATTTGGTCATTTGGTAAAAGGAATGGCTTCAGGAAGtcgtatttttgaatatattgaaaaggTTCCATTAATCCCGATTTCTGGAGGCGTCAAAATCCCCTATCATTCCTTCTTTGGTGATgttgaattcaaaaatattacattctcTTATCCAACAAGACCAGAACAAGCTGTTTTAAAAGACTTTTCACTTAGAATCCCACCTTCTAAAACGGTTGCACTCGTAGGTACATCTGGAGGTGGGAAGACTACAATTGCAGCACTCCTTGAGAGATTTTATGATATCAATGGTGGTGGATCACTCgaaattgatggaattaataTTCGAGATTTGGATCCAAGCTGGCTTAGAGGCTCTGCAATTGGGTATATAAATCAAGAGCCCGTTCTGTTTGCTACTTCAGTCATTGAGAATATTCGGTATGGCAGACCTAATGCGACAGATAATGAG GTATACGAAGCAGCGAAGGCAGCTCACGTTGATGACTTTGTTCGAACATTTCCTGACGGATATTCTACAATATTAGGTGAGCGTGGCGTTACCGTATCTGGGGGTCAAAAGCAGCGTATCGCTATTGCTCGTGCTCTTTTGAAGAATCCACCCATTTTGATTTTAGACGAAGCCACCTCCGCCCTCGATGCAGAGTCAGAGCGGATTGTTCAAGAGGCTCTTGATAAACTCTCCAAAGGTCGCACCTCCCTTGTTATCGCTCATAGACTATCCACCATTAAAAATGCTGACGTTATAGCAGTCATAGATAAAGGCGTCATGGCCGAGATAGGGACTCATGCTGCTCTTAAGCGAAAGGGTGGCATATATTCAAGACTTATTGAGCAGCAGGAATTcagagagtaa
- the LOC121126460 gene encoding uncharacterized protein, translating to MALRELHRAWIRGSLKWSRSCYLGSLNSRLFSSETTRKPNLNVGTIGHVDHGKTTLTAAITRVLSSTGQSTKLPMEFTEIDYDGVVKGLENDSIFLLGVRNPSELKEEGTIEKSHNIPLPDLEEALDFDEDKFASTYGFKHLKSVDKPIVVYCKLGGRATKAASLLKSKLNLENVQVYKGSFTDWLAKGGKVNK from the exons ATGGCTTTACGTGAATTGCATAGAGCATGGATACGAGGTTCTCTGAAATGGAGCAGGTCTTGCTACTTAGGGAGTTTGAATTCGAGACTCTTCTCCTCTGAGACAACACGGAAACCAAATTTAAATGTTGGGACTATTGGACATGTGGATCACGGAAAAACCACACTCACAGCTGCCATTACTCGTGTTCTCTCATCTACCG GACAATCCACAAAGCTCCCAATGGAATTTACAGAAATAGATTACGACGGAGTCGTGAAGGGATTGGAGAATGATAGTATCTTCTTGTTAGGAGTTCGAAACCCTTCTGAGTTAAAGGAGGAAGGTACGATTGAGAAGTCTCACAACATTCCGCTCCCTGATTTGGAAGAGGCTCTTGACTTTGACGAGGACAAATTTGCTTCCACATATGGATTTAAGCATTTAAAATCCGTGGATAAGCCCATTGTAGTCTATTGTAAGTTGGGTGGTAGAGCAACTAAAGCTGCATCTCTCCTCAAATCGAAATTGAATTTGGAAAATGTACAAGTTTACAAGGGTAGCTTCACGGATTGGCTGGCGAAAGGCGGAAAAGTAAATAAGTAA